GTCTAAAGAGGCTCTAAAGATTTCTACCAAGATATTTAAGGGTATTGAAATATACAAGCACACACATAATTATATGCATATACACTATGTAATTCATGCAAACTTCAAGATTTAATCCAAGGAGTCTTGCAATTTATTACTTTTATTTCTTTTCACAATTATGGGCATCCTTTTCAAAATCTCATTGACAATCATTGTCTAAAAAATGTAGTTTGAACTGCAGAGGTAGTTTAAAATTTGCAGAGCATATATGTATTTTAATATACATTACATTACAAACAACAATACAATTAATATGTAACAACATTTTTGTTAACTATACCAAGTAAATAATATGGAATATTTATCAGTTATGGATGTACCATAATTAAAAAAAGTTACACACAAATATAAAAGTTCAGTTTAAATTATATTTATTTTAAGAAGTGTCATATCAAAATTTGGTTTGGATCAGACATAATCCTTCCCGTCTGTCACCTCCTGTTTAATGAGCAAAGCGGGGTTGTAGAGGAGTGCAAACGTTAATTATGTTGGTGTTCGTTCTGCATGTACGAACCTGGATATTTAAGCACGCAATATTCATTTTACCTCAACGAACTATATATCACCCTTTACAACAATCATGGTTTTTTAGGACGTCCAATGCATTTGTGGGGAAAAATTGAAAAAAGTCTAAATGTTATTATATTTCTAGTTTATGTGAATCTAGTCTTATTCTTTTCTTTAGAAAGAAATTAAGATTTTTTAAGATTTTCACTTGTGTGTATGATAACAATGACACACATTTAATCTCTACAAAAATTCACATATTTTTTATGTTGCAACCATTTTTTTTATCATTCCCTGATGTGTTTTCGATCCCTAAGTGTCGTCACATTCCGTTATTGTCTATATTTTTTTATCAAAAATTCGCACATTTAATCTATATATATGATTCCAAGTGTCGTCACATTCCGTTACCGAGTTATTGTCTTATGGTTTTGCAATTCTATGAACCAACGAGGTCATAAGAACTTAGAGTTGGTGGAATTTTCCAATGGAATCTAGCGCAAACAAATTCTAAAGGTAGTTTTGTATAATTTGAAATCTTGAGAATCAAACAACCTAGAGGGGAAAAATCATAAGGATTAGAATCCCCCTCCTTTTGTCTTTGGAAGCCCGTTAAGTCACAGAGGCCCCTGGATATTTGGATAACGGTTAAGGTCTTGAGACATATAATGTATCCAATAGACACTCCTGCAGGCATGCCTAGCAGTGGCGGGCGCCTAAAGCCCAGCAGTGGCGAGCGAGTCTCTTTAGGCCGCCCGCCACTGACCTCACACCACTGCTAAAGGGGCATCAGTGGCGGGCGCCTGCTCGCCCGCCACTGGTAGGAGTGGCGGACGGCGTAATTTGCCTGCCAGTGTAGTCCATCTCGTAGCAGTGGTGGGCGACCCTACCAATGGCGGGCAAGGTGCAACGCTCGTCGCTACTCTGTGAAGTACGTGTGGTGGGCGCTTATTTCCTTTGGGTCCCCTCGATCGCATATAAAAAAAATGTGAATTTAAATttgttcataaattttaaaaacaaGTTCATGATTCTGAAAAAAAATCACCGAATATGAAAAAATGTTTATTgaaaatgaaaaaagttcatggattttgaataaaaaagttcatcaaatttgaaagaagatcatcaaatttgaaaaaaagttcatcagttttgaaaaaaGTACATCgaaattgaaaaagttcatcgatttgaaaacaagttcatcaaatttcaaaaaaatgttcgttaaattttggaaaaagttcattgaaatacaaaaaaggttcatcaatttgaagaaaaagttcatgtatttgcAAACAAATTCATCGAatcaggaagaagaaaaaagaaagttgaAAGAAGGAAAAAGTGGAGAGTTACCAGATCCAGCTGGTGGCGGGGTGGCTACACCAGCGGTCCTTGATTATGGTGGTCGCTGGTTTGACTCACATAGAGCGCGCTTGTTTTTACGCCCTTGTTTTTTATGTCGTTTTTTAACTACTTTCTTACTTCCGTTTatattttcaaatatttcaaataaatatattacaaagaaAACTTGACATAAAATATTTGAAAacaatgttaatcatgcatttgaaaaatattgaatgtTTCAGATATGTacgaaaaatgtatacaaaaaacaAAATTTGTGTGAAAAAAGTTGAtcgtgaatttaaaaaatgttaaccgGGCATTTGAAAAACAATGTTAAACAAGTAttgtaaaaatgttaatcaagcattgaaaaaatgttaaatgtgaatataaaaaatgttaaccatgtattcaAAACAATTAATCTTTAAtcttattcaaaaaatgttaaatttTATTTGTAAaatgctaatcaagcatttgaaaaatgttaaatgtatatataaaaaatgttgaccatgtattacaaaatgttaatattgcatttaagaacgttaatcaagcatttgaaaagatgttaaatgtgtatagaaaaaacatTGATCATGTgttaaaaatgttaatcttgtatttgaaaattgttaacCAAACATTTGAAAATgcgtgtatagaaaaaatgttaaacatgttttCCAAAAATGtcaatcttgtatttgaaaaattgaaatgtgtatagagaaaatgttgaccatgtattccaaATTTTTATGTGCCGGTTATATCTGTTTTGCATCGTTGCCAAAGAATCCGTGGCGAGTCATCAGCCGAACAATCGTACCTTTGGAGGAGCAGGGCACCCTCACAATGCAGTCCAGACGGCACGATTGccgtccggtgccctgctcgcGGACATGCATTATTTTTCCTCAAGAGCGAGGCTGTACGCGCTCTTCACAGTGATAGAACTAGACGTGGCTTGGTTTTTATGTACTGACAGATATCCGGATAACCCTTTTATACACAAAACAATCAAGTGGAGTAAATGGAAGTATGATGAAAGCTATACCACAAAGAACATACAAGcacaaaaaaaggaagaagaaaaatgtgGGCTGCCCTACACTACCTATCCACGGTTTGCTCTGCCGTCCGTACGGTCTCCCCCCTCCCCCTCGGTGTATCCGTTTTTCTCCCGGCATAACTCGTCAATCAGGGGCGGTCCGATGTCGCGGTGAAGGTGCTGGAGGCGCGGGTGGTGTTGCCCATGGATGACGACGACGGGGAGGACTGCCCCACGGCTGAGGTCAGCAGCGACGATGACGTGGCCTTGCTCCTCAGCTTCAGGTCCATGATGTCCCGGATCACGTCGGGCTTAATGATCTCCTGCGACTCCATGTCCTCCTCGCCCCTCAGCATGCGGGTCACCGTCGACATATCGGGCCGGCGTTTCGTGACGTTCTTCGTGCACAAGAGCCCCACTTTCAGGAACCTGCACGCCTCGTCGACGTCCAGGTCGTCGCCCAGCGAGCTGTCGATGATCTTGTCCAGTTGCCCCTGGTCATAGTATTCCCATGTCTgcagagggagagaggaggactgGTAATGTAGCACTAGGCAAGGTTTTTAATTTCGAAAACAAACTGATTTTGGACCTCATTGAAATACGCAAAATTTCAGAAATAttcgaaatttcgcatatttcagaAATTATTTCGGACTTTGAAGTTCAAAATTCACTTAATTTTAATGAATTCTAACATAatttaaatttattttgaaattattttAAATCTGCCTTGAAATTTCGGCTTTAAAAATATTTCGGACCACACTGAAATATATGAAATTTTGGAAATTTCACTGGGATTTGAACCCTGGGTAGCATCTGGGATTGTTTTGCTGGGGTAATATAATGTATGCAAATGATACCCCGGGCTACCACACCATTTATTGCCCTATTAGTAAACTCTGTCAACTAATGATACGGATTCGGTGATAAGAAAAAAGGGAAGTTGCATCAACACCATTCACCTCAAGTAGTGAAGCTATGTATAGTGTGAATTCATATCAGGTGTTTGCATTAATAACAGGGTCCTGTACCTTCACAAGAAGAATCTGATCTTCGTACGACAGTCTTGTATCAGTGTTGCATCTTCCACTGACTATTTCTATCAGCAGAACACCAAAGCTGTAAACATCTAACTTCCGTGTCACTTGTCCTCGGATGGCGTATTCAGGAGCCAAGTAACCTCTGCAAGCAAAACTACAGTGAGGAAAGCAACAGAGGGGATATCACATTCTGATTTCTTTTGCTTCCCTGCCTGATTTTTGAATTGAAAATGGCCCAAAGCCTAATACGTTACAGCAGTTTTAGAGAAcagggagaggaggaagagacACCAGATCAGTGGCACGCACTGGAGAGGCAGTCAAGCCATGTGAAGCCGTCTCTTTTCGACCTTAATATGCTTATCAGAAAGCGGCATCTCTATGCAATCCTTGCTTAGCTTGATAAGAGCTTACCAAGATAAACGTAGGTATGTATGTATAAGTCTAATCTAAAATGCCTCCCCCAACCTAACTAAGTTCAAAGGATCAGCTGAACTAGCATTTCAATCTAATGAGAAAACACAAGTCCAAGTAATATATAGCAAAGCAGCAAGTTCGATCAAATAGTTCACACTTACCGTGTTCCTGCGACTCTTGTGCTAATATGTGCTACACCTGAAGGTAGAAGCCTTGTTAAGCCGAAATCAGAAATTTTCGGGGTAAGATCCTTATCGAGAAGTATATTGCTTGCTTTGATGTCACGATGGACAACGTGAGGCCGGATACCGTCGTGGAGGTATGCTAGTCCCTGGGCAACACCAATGCAAATATTCACCCGAGTTCTCCAATTGAACTGGATGCTGCTACGCTGAGAACCTAAAAAATGCCAAGGACCAAGAAGGATTATGGCGCCTGAAAATTTACCAACAAGAGAATACAGAGGTCCAGCAATGAGAATCTACCTAGAAGGGTTTGTGCAAGGCTATTATTTTCAAGATAATTATAGACAAGGATCCTGTGGCTTCCTTCCACACAACAGCCATAAAGTTTGACAAGATTCTCATGGGAAATATCAGAGATCGCCATAAGTTCACTAAGAAATTCCTTCGCGCCTTGCCTAGACTGCAAAGAGAGCACCTTTACTGCAACAGCTGTTCCATCCTTGAGCGTTCCCTGAAATGGCAAGTTATTAGCGATTTTAAAACACTTTCAATAATTAAGTCCAGCATCCAATACATAATAAATAGGGTATTACCTTATACACTGGTCCATAACCTCCCTCACCAATCTTATTGGATTGGTGAAATCTTGCAGTTGCCCTATCCAACTCCTTATAGCTGAATAATTTTACACTCCCAACACCGTGGCCCTCATTGCCGGCTTTCAAGGTGCGGGGCACAGCTTTCAAGGTGTGCCTGGCCCTGGACCACGCAGAAAGGAGCCTCTGGCCATGTGGCCGGTCGGTGGGTCTCTCAGGGAACGGGACAGAGGGCTCCAGCAGCGTAGAAATGCTGATTACAGCAACAGTTTATCATCACACAAGAAAAAACAGGTTGAGGAATCAATAAATCAAAGAAAGGAAAAATTCGTACCCGCTATCAGGTTGTCGGTCCCCATCTTCTCTTTTGTACTCATATTCTGTGTTTTCCTCCAGGATCTCACCTCGTTCTTCCATAATCAGAGCTGCTCGGTCTGGTGCCGCGATAATCCCATCTTCGTCGGCACAGAAATTCCAGTTCACCAGCTGACCAttgatttttggattttttggatCATTGCTAACAGAAATCCTCAAGGCAGACTCTGTGCCAGCAGCACCTGCACCCCCAATTTTTGCGGATATCTCTTTAAGCCCTGCCAAGTGCTCGATGCAGATAGCTCCAGCTCCATGCTGCTGCACTTCCTGAACATTGAAGACTAGCTTGAGCTTCTGAAGATTAGGCATTGCATCAGCCTCAAATTTCAGCAACAGTTTACTGCACCTCAACTTGAAGTACTTGAGAGCTGAAAATCCAGCCTTGCCAAAGACAATCCTCTCTGCAGGCGCTGTCTGGATGCACAGCGAGAAAGCAGCGAGGGCAGGTAACCCTTTAACGATATCAATATCACTGTTCGACAACTCTCTGATTGCTATCTTCAGAGTGAAGAGTTTGTCCAGTGTTTTAAACCAGTTCGGGAGGCTGGGAAAGATGCAAATCCGTGGCAATAACTCAAGTCTCACGAGATGGGCCAGAGCAGGAGACACGTTGCTCAAGCCAACACATGAAATGCTCACACTCGAAGTATTTACAGGACAGGAACATGCAGATGCCAGAattatggacttgaggttgttgaGTTTGTGGAGAATTGAGCCCAGGTATTTCATGGTAACCTCCAAACTCTCAACTGGCTGTGCTGTAGAAAGGGTGAGATGTGAAAGATTTTGGGTAAGCGTTCCTACTTCCAACAGGGGAGCCGCATAGGTTATATATTGACTGATGACTTGTGTTACAAGAGTTGGCAGAGTCTTATCTAACCAACAAGAGATATTACAGGAGATCTTAAACAGGAGATAGAAGGAGATACAACACCTAACTACTCCAACGAGATATAAGAGATACTCGGCCCAACAGCCTCATAACAATGTGTATAACATCCTCCCTTAATCTAAACTTCTCAAGTTCAGATTACGCTTGAATTCTTCAAACAATCCTGTTGACAGTGCTTTAGTAAATCCATCAGCCACTTGATCCTTTGAAGGTATAAACCGAATCTGCAATTCTTTGCTAGCAACTCTCTCTCTAACAAAATGATCATCAAtctcaatatgttttgttctaGCATGAAAAACAGGGTTGGCAGAGAGATAAGTAGCTCCAATATTGTCACACCAGAGACATGGGATTTGTGTATGAAATATTCCAAGTTCTCTGAGCAAAGACTTGACCCATATAATTTCTGCAGTAGCATTGGCTAGTGCTTTGTATTCTGCCTCAGTACTTGATCTTGACACAGTGgcttgtttctttgcacaccaagaGATTAAGTTGGGTCCAAAGAATACTGCAAAACCCCCTGTAGACCTTCTGTCATCTAAGCAACCTCCCTAGTCAGAATCAGAAAAGGCACTAACAAGTGTAGAGGTTGACTTGGTAAACGTTAGTCCAATGCTTAGTGTATTCTTCACATATCTCAGTATACGCTTAGCAGCAGTCCAATGAGCAGAGGTAGGTGCTTGAAGATACTAACACACCTTATTAACAGCAAATGAAATATCAGGCCTCGTAAGTGTCAAGTACTGAAGTGCTCCTACCAGACTCCTGTATTTAGTACCATCCTCTTGATTCAAAAGCACACCCTCTATGAGAGACAACTTTTCTGAGCTGGAGAGAGGAGTTGGTGACGGTTTACAGCCCTGCAATCCTGCCTTGCTCAAAAGATCAGTGGCATATTTCTCTTGAGAGAGATGAAGACCACATTCCTGGTTTCGCTTGACTTCAATACCAAGGAAAAAATGTAAGTCACCAAGATCTTTTAGAGCAAAATCTGCCTGTAAATCTTGCAAGAGAGCTGTAACTGCCTTATTGGAGGAActtgtgacaataatatcatcaacatagataagCACAAAAATCGTTGTGTTGGAATGGCGATAGATAAACAGAGAAGTATCGGACTTGGAAGGAACAAAACCAAGACTTTGCAATTTGGAGCTCAAGCAAGAGTACCATGCTCGTGGAGCCTGTTTCAGTACATAAAGTGATTTATCTAGTCCGCAGACATGGAATGGCCTGTTTGGatcttcaaacccaggaggttgtttcatatatacttcctctttcagaacaccatgaagaaacgcgttctgcaCATCTAATTGACGAAGGCACCAGCCACGAGAAACAGCAATAGAAAGAACCAGGCGAATAGTTGCTGCTTTAACAACGGGACTGAAAGTATCCTCATAATCAAGCCCATACCTTTGTTTGAATCCTTTAGCAACAAGACGTGCTTTATAACGGTCAATGGTACCATCTGACTTCCGTTTGATGCGaaaaacccacttgcaatcaataagGTTGGTACCCGGAGAAGAAGGAACAAGGTGCCATGTATGATTTTTCTGAAGGGCACAAAACTCCTCATCCATGGCATGTTTCCATTTTGGATCAGCAAGCGCTTCATGAACAGTGCGAGGTTCTCCTGTAGACGTAGCAGATACAACCAAGCCATATTTAGTTTTATAATTAACAGAAGTAATGGTGCCTGATCGAAGTCGTGTACGAGGTGGCTGTAGCGACACAGAAGATCCGGGAGCAGCAGAATCCGCCTGGATAGCTGACAGAGGCGATCCCGAGGCGGCTGTCACGGTCGCTGTCGCGGTCGGATCATCTGTGGCAGAACCAGAAGGCGTTGGAGTAGATCGCACCACAGAAGATCCAGGGGAATCTAGCTGCGCACGCTCGGTGGAGCGCTGGTCCCGCCTGCGGTCCCGCCTGGCGCAGAGGCAGGCTGTCTCCTGGCGTAGACGCGCGGAGATTGCGCATAGCGCCCGGATGGTGGGTCCCGGCCGGTCGGGTTGTCCCCTGGCGGGGGCTGGCGGGTTGCACACGCGTCCGCCATGGTACGGGCGGCCGATCCCGAAGCAGATCCGGACCCAGTCTGGTGCAGCGATCCTGGGGCGGATTCGGCAGTAGTCTGCCGCACCGATCCCGAGGGAGATTCAGCTGGATTTGTTGCATCCAAATCAGGGGCATTCTGCACAAGATTTTCAGAAAAAATTGCACCATTCTCCATTCCATTTTCTGCACTGTTTAATCCTATAGCAGGAAGCTCATAGGAAACCAGAGAGGAATTAGTCAATATGGAATCATCATTATGAACACCCACACAATCACCGCTAAGAAgatgagaaggaagaagaaggatttCCTTCTTAAGAAGAGCACCGACGTTGGGATGGAGTTTTTCAAAAGGAAACTGGGTTTCGTcaaacactgttggggaacgttgcagaaaacaaaaaatttcctactcgtttcaccaagatcatctaggagttcatctagcaatgagtgattagatgcatctacatacctttgtagatcgcgagcggaagcgttcaaaagaacggtgatgatgtagtcgtactcgacgtgatccaaatcaccgatgaccagcgccgaacggacggcacctccgcgttcaacacacgtacggaacagccacgtctcctccttcttgatccagcaagggggggaggagaggttgagggagatggcaccagcagtagcacgacggcgtggtgttgatggagctgcagtactccggcagagcctcgctaagcactatggaggtggaggaggtgttggagagggagaaggaggcaaccaaaggccagggcgttcaggtatgaagtccctcctctcccccactatatataggagggccaagggggggtggccggccctaggagatccaatctcctaggtggtgcggcggccaagggggtttccctcccccccaaggcacctaggaggtgccttcccctcctaggactctttccccctcaaaccctaggcgcatgggcctatgtggggctggtgcccttggcccatgtaggccaaggcgcaccccctacagcccatgtggccccccgggacaggtggacccacccggtggacccccgggacccttccggtggacccggtacaatactgataaccccgaaacttgtcccgatgcccgaaacaggacttcccatatacaaatctttacctccggaccatttcggaactcctcgtgacgtccgggatctcatccgggactccgaacaacattcgggttactgcatatacatatccctacaaccctagcgtaactgaaccttaagtgtgtagaccctacgggttcgggagacaagcagacatgaccgagacgactctccggtcaataaccaacagcgggatctggatacccatgttggctcccacatgctccacgatgatctcatcagatgaaccacgatgtcgaggattctatcaaccccgtacgctattccctttgtctatcgatatgttacttgcccgagattcgatcgtcggtatcccaatacctcgttcaatctcgttaccggcaagtcactttactcgtaccgtaatgcatgatcccgtgaccagacacttggtcactctgagctcattatgatgatgcattaccgagtgggcctagtgatacctctccgtcatacggagtgacaaatcccagtcttgatccatgtcacccaacagacactttcggagatacccgtagtctacctttatagtcacccagttacgttgtgacgtttggcatacccaaagcactcctacggtatccgggagttacacgatctcatggtctaaggaaaagatactttgacattgcaaaactctagcaaacgaactatacgatcttgtgctatgtttaggattgggtcttgtccatcacatcattctcctaatgatgtgatctcgttatcaatgacatccagtgtccatagtcaggaaaccatgactatctgttgatcaacgagctagtcaactagaggctcactagggacatgttggtgtctgttattcacacatgtattacgatttccggataacacaattatagcacgaataaagacaattatcatgaacaaggaaatataataataatgcttttattattgcctctagggcatatttccaacagtctcccacttgcactagagtcaataatctagttacattgtgatgaatcgaacacccatggaattctggtgttgatcatgttttgctctagggagaggtttagtcaacggatctgctacattcaggtccgtatgtactttacaaatctctatgtctccatcttgaacattttcacgaatggagttgaagcgacgcttgatgtgccttgtcttcttgtgaaacctgggctccttggcaagtgcaatagctccagtgttgtcacagaagagcttgatcggccccgacgcattgggtatgactcctaggtcggtgatgaactccttcacccatattgcttcatgtgctgcctccgaggctgccatgtactccgcttcacatgtagatcccgccacgacgctttgcttgcaactgcaccagcttactgccccaccattcaaaatatacacgtatccggtttgtgacttagagtcatccagatctgtgtcgaagctagcatcgacgtaaccctttacgacgagcttttcgtcacctccataaacgagaaacatttccttagtccttttcaggtacttcaggatattcttgaccgctgtccagtgttccttgccgggattactttggtaccttcctaccaaacttacggcaaggtttacatcaggtctggtacacagcatggcatacataatagaacctatggctgaggcataggggatgacactcatctcttctatctctgctgccgtggtcggacattgagctgagctcaatttcacaccttgcaaaacaggcaagaaccctttcttggactgatccattttgaacttcttcaaaatcttatcaagatatgtgctttgtgaaagacctatgaggcgtcttgatctatctctatagattttgatgcctaatatataagcagcttctccaaggtccttcattgaaaaacttttattcaagtaggccttgatgctgtccaagagttctatatcatttcccatcaaaagtatgtcatctacatataatatgagaaatgctacagagctcccactcactttcttgtaaacgcaggcttctccataagtctgtgtaaacccaaacgctttgatcatctcatcaaagcgaatgttccaactccaagatgcttgcaccagcccataaatcgagcgttggagcttgcacactttgtcagcattcttaggattgacaaaaccttccggctgcatcatatacaattcttccttaaggaaaccattaaggaatgccgttttgacgtccatttgccaaatttcataatcataaaatgcggcaattgctaacatgattcggacggacttcagcttcgctaccggtgagaaagtctcatcgtagtcaaccccttgaacttgtcgataacccttagcgacaagccgagctttatagatggtcacattaccatccgcgtctgtcttcttcttaaagatccatttattttctatggctcgccgttctacgggcaagtcagtcaaagtccatacttcgttttcatacatggatcctatctcggatttcatggcttctagccatttgtcggaatctggtcccgccatcgcttcttcatagttcgaaggttcaccgtttctaacaacatgatttccaagacagggttgccgtaccactctggtgcggaacgtgtccttgtggaccttcgaatttcagtaggagcttgatcagaagtatcttgatcattatcattaacttcctctctagtcggtgcaggcacctcaggaacattttcttgagttgcgccattttccggttcaagaggtaatacttcatcaagttctactttcctcccacttacttctttcgagagaaactctttctccagaaaggacccattcttggcaacaaagatcttgccttcggatctgtggtagaaggtgtacccaacagttttttttgggtatcctatgaagacgcatttttccgatttgggttcgagcttttcaggttgaagtttcttgacataagcatcgcatccccaaacttttagaaacgacagcttaggtttcttcccaaaccataattcatacggtgtcgtcttaacggatttcgatggagccctatttaaagtgaatgcggcagtctctaaagcatagccccagaaggaaagcggtaaatcggtaagagacatcatagatcgcaccatatctaacagagtgcgattacgacgttcggacacaccattacgctgaggtgttccaggcggcgtgagttgtgaaactattccacattttcttaagtgtgccccaaactcgtgactcaagtattctcctccacgatctgatcgtagaaacttgattttcctgtcacgttgattttcaacctcactctgaaattccttgaacttttcaaaggtttcagacttgtgtttcattaagtagatatacccatacctacttaaatcatcagtgagggtgagaacataacgatagccaccgcgagcctcaacactcattggaccgcacacatcagtatgtatgatttccaataagttggt
Above is a window of Triticum aestivum cultivar Chinese Spring chromosome 6B, IWGSC CS RefSeq v2.1, whole genome shotgun sequence DNA encoding:
- the LOC123139863 gene encoding cold-responsive protein kinase 1-like codes for the protein MAISDISHENLVKLYGCCVEGSHRILVYNYLENNSLAQTLLGSQRSSIQFNWRTRVNICIGVAQGLAYLHDGIRPHVVHRDIKASNILLDKDLTPKISDFGLTRLLPSGVAHISTRVAGTRGYLAPEYAIRGQVTRKLDVYSFGVLLIEIVSGRCNTDTRLSYEDQILLVKTWEYYDQGQLDKIIDSSLGDDLDVDEACRFLKVGLLCTKNVTKRRPDMSTVTRMLRGEEDMESQEIIKPDVIRDIMDLKLRSKATSSSLLTSAVGQSSPSSSSMGNTTRASSTFTATSDRP